In Setaria italica strain Yugu1 chromosome IX, Setaria_italica_v2.0, whole genome shotgun sequence, the genomic stretch AGGGTTCATTATGATGTCCAAGGGATACAATTGAGGCAGAACAGCGTGTAACAATGTAAATGGGACTAagctactactccctccattttattTGACCTGACAAGTCCCAGAAAAATTCAGTAAAAGGAAATTCTCATGAACAGGAACCATCAAAATATTATTTAACCTGGTTCACTTCAATCTCACACAAGAATCACAATCAAAGCAAACAAAAGGTAAAAGTGGGGTAGAAGTGAGGGGGGAAAATCGACAGGAAGGCCGTACGCCTAACGCAGTCTGTCACCCATGGAAACAACCCAAGAACTCCAGATGATGGGGAATTTGGTAGTAGCGGACCTTAAATCAGCGCAAGAGATTTCGGGGGATAAAAATCAAGAGCTCCAAATGTGTAGCCCCCAACTTGTTTCACCCAAAAAAAATATCTTGGCGGATCAATCGAGAAAGAAATGGCTAGAAGCCTCACCTGCTGCGCGTGATCGCCGTCCGTGTCGAACGTGCCGTGGTACACCACGTAATCCAAGTCCGTCAAGGTGCAGACGACGTCGAAGAGCAGCTTGGGCCGGTCGCGGCAGCTCACGGTGACCACCGAGTACCCCCTCTCCCCCCAATCCTGCACGGCGACCGCCGTCGTCGTGGGCGCCTCCGCCTGGTCGGCGCGGCTCCCGGCCTCCCCGTCCTCGTTGAGCAGCTGGTGGAGCCGCCGGTCCATGTTgacggccgcggcgtcggcgagaAGGACCGTcctggcgccgcgcgcgccgccgcggaggacgTGCCTGAGCCTGGACTCGACCCGCCTGACCCGCGCCGCGTCGTCGATCGGCGCGCCCGTCTCCTCGTCGCGCACGAACACGAGCgcggcgacgcggccgccgtGCGTCCACGCCCTGGCGTCGACGATGTCGCACCGGAGGTCGTGCAGCACGGCGAAGACCTCGGAGAGGAGACCCGGGCGGtcggcgccgacgagctcgAGCAGGGTGTGCGCCCCcgtccccgccgcggcggcggcggacggcgtgCGCGGCGGCAATGCGTCGGCGGAGAGTGAGGACTCGAGGCGCGCCAGcagggcgtcggcgtcggccacCTTGCGGCCCGCGGCGTCGGTGACGTGGAAGACGTCCATGAACCACCGCCCGTCGTCGGAGGAGATGTAGCCCTTGCGGACGCAGACGCCGTGGTCCGACAGCGCCGCCACTGCCTCCAGCAGGACGCCGTGCTTGCGCGCGCTGTGCACCTGCACCAGCGACGCCGTCGCGCACACGCCGTTGTCCACCACCACCCTGCGCGCCGCCGACCGATCACCGACCGCTCCCCCACCCAAAAGGACCCAAGAACAAGAACCGCAGAAAAAGAGAGGAAATTCCCCCCTCCTCTTACCTTGGGGTGTTCATGTGGCGCACGAAGAGCTCGTACACCTCGGAGGGATGACACCGCTCCATCGCTGGaaccctcctcgtcctcctcgcctcGGCCTCTCCTC encodes the following:
- the LOC101766229 gene encoding ACT domain-containing protein ACR8, which gives rise to MERCHPSEVYELFVRHMNTPRVVVDNGVCATASLVQVHSARKHGVLLEAVAALSDHGVCVRKGYISSDDGRWFMDVFHVTDAAGRKVADADALLARLESSLSADALPPRTPSAAAAAGTGAHTLLELVGADRPGLLSEVFAVLHDLRCDIVDARAWTHGGRVAALVFVRDEETGAPIDDAARVRRVESRLRHVLRGGARGARTVLLADAAAVNMDRRLHQLLNEDGEAGSRADQAEAPTTTAVAVQDWGERGYSVVTVSCRDRPKLLFDVVCTLTDLDYVVYHGTFDTDGDHAQQEFYIRRLDGRPICSAAERRRVIQCLQAAIERRASEGVRLELRITDRRGLLAYVTRVFRENSLSVTHAEITTRGDMAMNVFHVTDVAGRPADPKTIDDVIQKIGTESLRVDEERWPRLCSTEGDAGRGGAGIFSLGSLVKKNLVSLGLIRSCS